Proteins co-encoded in one Arachis hypogaea cultivar Tifrunner chromosome 11, arahy.Tifrunner.gnm2.J5K5, whole genome shotgun sequence genomic window:
- the LOC112723180 gene encoding uncharacterized protein, producing the protein MVLPRILLLFALLSHHLTQSDSAPQAFKRGTGHPQWHHGAFHDVRDSVRSDVRRMLHSRAEVPFQVPLEVNVVLIGLSGDGGYRYTIDIHNLEQFLRTSFPSHRPSCLETGELLDIEHHLVYNAFPAGQPELIALEKALKEAMIPAGKARESEFGREVPLFEVEATSVEPIFQKLYSYIFDMDSGGSSVIDMDRPVPNAIFVVNFDKVRMDPRNKEMDLDSLMYGKLPELNDEDMKKQEGDYIYRYRYDGGGATQVWLGSGRFVVIDLSAGPCTYGKIEAEEGSVSSRTLPRLRNVIRPGGMTTVYQSSNDIFLGQLASLISTTVEHVIAPDVRFETVDLTSRLLIPIIVLQNHNRYNIMERGHNYSINIDAIEAEVKKMLHDGQEAVVIGGVHSLHRHEKLAIAVSKAMRGHSLQETKNDGRFHVHTKTYLDGALLKEEMERSADVLAAGLLEVADPSLSSKYFLRQNWMDESEVSTDSILKHKPLWASYDSKYSKKRKKKVKKLGDLQPTYGTRVIPVFVLSLADVDRDLMMDDESMVWTSNDVVIVLEHQNDKIPLSYVSETQKRHALPSQAQRHILAGLASVVGGLSAPYEKASHVHERPVVNWLWAAGCHPFGPFSNTSRISQMLHDVALRNSIYARVDSVLRRIRETSETVQAFAAEYLKTPLGEPVKGKKEKSTTELWLEKFYKKTTNLPEPFPHELVDRLEKYLDGLEEQLVDMSSLLYDHRLQDAFLNSSDILQSTMFTQQYVDHVLASEKDNMRCCKIEYKYPVHSSQTYIYGGILIAGFFVYFVVIFFSSPVR; encoded by the exons ATGGTGCTTCCTCGGATCCTCCTCCTATTCGCCCTGCTGAGTCATCATCTGACTCAGTCCGACTCGGCACCACAAGCCTTCAAGAGAGGTACCGGCCACCCTCAGTGGCACCACGGCGCCTTCCACGACGTCCGCGATTCCGTCCGATCCGATGTTCGCCGCATGCTCCATTCCAGAGCCGAG GTTCCGTTTCAGGTTCCGTTGGAAGTGAATGTGGTTCTCATCGGTTTGAGTGGAGATGGAGGATATAGATACACTATCGACATTCATAATTTGGAGCAATTTCTGAGAACGAGTTTCCCCTCTCACAGACCCTCTTGTCTCGAGACTGGGGAGCTTCTTGATATTGAGCATCATTTGGTCTATAATGCATTTCCT GCTGGGCAGCCTGAATTGATAGCACTTGAGAAAGCTCTGAAAGAGGCTATGATTCCTGCAGGAAAAGCTAGAGAG AGTGAATTTGGAAGGGAGGTACCTCTATTTGAAGTTGAAGCAACATCCGTGGAGCCAATATTTCAAAAGCTGTACTCCTATATATTTGACATGGATAGTGGGGGATCTTCGGTCATAGATATGGACAGACCGGTGCCAAATGCCATATTTGTTGTGAACTTTGATAAG GTGAGAATGGATCCTAGGAATAAAGAAATGGATCTTGATAGTTTAATGTATGGCAAACTTCCGGAGCTTAATGATGAAGATATGAAAAAACAAGAAGGTGATTATATTTATCGTTATCGCTATGATGGTGGGGGAGCAACTCAAGTTTGGTTGGGGTCTGGAAG ATTTGTAGTGATCGACCTTTCAGCAGGCCCATGCACTTACGGTAAGATTGAAGCTGAAGAGGGAAGTGTCAGTTCTAGAACTCTGCCAAGATTACGAAATGTGATTCGACCAGGTGGTATGACCACAGTTTATCAATCCAGCAATGATATCTTTCTCGGGCAGCTTGCTTCTTTGATATCAACCACAGTGGAGCATGTTATAGCACCTGATGTAAG GTTTGAAACTGTTGATCTTACTTCAAGATTGCTTATACCAATAATTGTCTTGCAAAATCATAATCGGTACAACATTATGGAAAGGGGCCATAATTACAGTATTAACATTGATGCAATTGAGGCAGAG GTGAAGAAAATGCTCCATGATGGTCAAGAAGCAGTAGTTATTGGAGGTGTACATTCACTACATCGCCATGAGAAGCTTGCAATTGCTGTTTCAAAAGCTATGCGCGGCCATTCCCTGCAGGAAACTAAGAATGATGGTCGTTTCCATGTTCATACAAAGACTTACCTGGATGGTGCACTTTTAAAAGAA GAGATGGAACGCTCTGCTGATGTGCTTGCTGCTGGATTGCTTGAAGTGGCTGACCCATCTCTATCAAGTAAATATTTCCTTCGCCAAAATTGGATGGATGAATCTGAAGTGTCTACGGATTCTATTCTTAAGCATAAACCTCTCTGGGCTTCCTATGACTCAAAATATagcaagaaaaggaagaagaaagtaaagaaactCGGGGATCTGCAACCAACTTATGGAACCCGAGTAATTCCTGT CTTTGTGCTATCATTGGCAGACGTGGATCGAGACCTTATGATGGATGATGAAAGTATGGTATGGACAAGCAATGATGTTGTAATTGTGCTTGAGCATCAAAATGATAAGATCCCTTTAAG TTATGTTTCGGAGACCCAGAAAAGGCATGCTCTTCCATCTCAGGCACAACGGCATATACTTGCTGGCCTTGCCTCAGTTGTGGGTGGTTTAAGTGCCCCATATGAGAAGGCCTCTCATGTACATGAAAGACCTGTTGTGAATTGGCTTTGGGCTGCTGGTTGTCATCCCTTTGGACCATTCTCAAATACATCTCGCATCAGTCAAATGCTCCATGATGTTGCCTTA AGGAACTCAATATATGCTCGTGTGGATTCTGTACTCCGTAGAATTCGGGAGACATCAGAG ACTGTCCAAGCTTTTGCAGCAGAGTATCTGAAAACTCCCCTTGGTGAACCAGTGaagggaaagaaggagaaatcaacCACTGAACTATGGTTGGAGAAGTTCTACAAGAAAACAACAAATTTGCCAGAACCCTTTCCTCATGAATTAGTTGATCGCTTGGAAAAATATCTCGAT GGCCTTGAGGAACAGCTTGTTGATATGTCTTCATTGTTATATGATCATCGACTACAAGATGCCTTCTTGAACAGTTCAGATATTCTGCAGAGTACCATGTTCACCCAACA ATATGTTGACCATGTTCTGGCCTCTGAGAAGGATAATATGAGATGTTGCAAAATTGAGTACAAGTATCCCGTGCACTCTTCTCAAACTTACATCTATGGGGGAATACTTATTGCTGGGTTCTTTGTGTACTTTGTTGTAATTTTCTTCTCATCTCCAGTGCGGTGA